A part of Candidatus Moraniibacteriota bacterium genomic DNA contains:
- a CDS encoding CHAP domain-containing protein, with the protein MISWNVSAELDSGYEQAKKVSGLCPSNHDQPDAWNFAVCNCTSYVAYRLNLSGVQFTNQYGGVAKWGNANLWDDSDRAGMVGIRIDQYPAVGSVAQWNSYEPGAGSVGHVAFVYKINVHSDGSLASVEIAEYNGKGDWLYQTRTLIPGENKYPGRFLHFEDKVGGDISRATCITKDARALPGDGYCPFCWVHGQYSALCEHATNWYYFDQKNGKFYTLSSSSCPTSPIGSLGSQGGGYGTILDENALQSGSGGVEVFNPPPITGGKHPGDLPNLIVHELYLVKEADRDSPHLSQIHIGERSYCNIQVKNTGEAGAWGTWANRCYLSKGNYRDHDPDNLGHESMTDLSAGQSRRVYQIIPAFEYPGKFNITACADTDGNDGDKKIAESDEGDNCHDEYRFDVVSDPDVAVTNLNLGEAIFDPNEAFTFEVTVANLGENFGPDVVRISYAIDGVFVGFDQVRRENLKGGMTKVESVDISQGVAEIGVHAARACIDYDSQISETNETNDCRESTFLVRDMSSSPVTGPDPNVAPLRTPSTKKASPAALQLLFN; encoded by the coding sequence GTGATTTCGTGGAATGTGTCTGCCGAATTAGATTCGGGATATGAACAGGCAAAGAAGGTGAGTGGGTTGTGCCCGAGTAATCATGATCAGCCCGATGCATGGAACTTCGCTGTTTGCAACTGTACCTCGTATGTCGCCTATCGCCTCAACCTTAGTGGTGTGCAATTCACTAATCAGTATGGCGGGGTTGCTAAGTGGGGCAATGCTAATCTCTGGGATGATTCGGACCGAGCTGGCATGGTAGGCATTCGTATCGATCAGTATCCGGCAGTGGGTAGTGTGGCGCAATGGAATTCGTACGAGCCTGGAGCTGGTAGCGTTGGTCACGTGGCATTTGTCTACAAAATCAATGTTCATAGTGACGGGTCTTTGGCTTCGGTTGAAATTGCCGAGTATAACGGTAAAGGAGATTGGTTGTATCAAACGCGCACTCTTATTCCTGGAGAGAATAAGTACCCCGGTCGTTTTCTGCATTTCGAAGATAAGGTTGGAGGAGATATTTCGAGGGCTACCTGCATTACCAAGGACGCAAGGGCTCTTCCAGGCGATGGTTACTGTCCATTTTGCTGGGTTCACGGACAGTACAGTGCGCTTTGCGAACACGCAACCAACTGGTACTACTTTGACCAGAAGAATGGAAAATTCTACACTCTCTCTTCATCTTCGTGTCCGACGTCGCCAATAGGCAGTCTAGGCAGTCAGGGCGGTGGTTACGGGACAATCCTGGACGAAAATGCTCTCCAGTCGGGCAGTGGCGGAGTTGAAGTCTTCAATCCCCCTCCCATCACCGGAGGCAAACACCCGGGCGACCTCCCCAATCTCATCGTTCACGAACTGTATCTGGTGAAAGAAGCCGATAGGGACAGCCCGCATCTTTCCCAAATCCATATCGGAGAACGAAGCTACTGCAACATCCAGGTCAAGAATACCGGAGAAGCCGGAGCTTGGGGCACCTGGGCGAATCGCTGCTACTTGTCCAAAGGAAACTATCGTGATCACGATCCCGACAACCTGGGACACGAGAGCATGACTGATTTGTCGGCGGGACAATCCCGTCGAGTCTATCAAATCATTCCCGCTTTCGAATATCCGGGAAAGTTCAATATCACTGCCTGTGCAGATACGGATGGCAATGACGGCGACAAAAAGATTGCGGAATCTGATGAAGGAGACAACTGCCATGACGAATATCGTTTTGACGTGGTAAGTGATCCCGATGTTGCTGTGACGAATCTGAATTTGGGCGAAGCGATTTTCGATCCGAACGAAGCATTTACCTTCGAGGTGACCGTTGCCAATCTCGGAGAAAATTTTGGTCCAGATGTAGTCCGCATATCCTATGCCATCGACGGCGTCTTTGTTGGGTTTGATCAAGTGAGGCGGGAAAACCTCAAAGGAGGTATGACTAAAGTGGAAAGTGTCGATATATCCCAGGGTGTTGCCGAAATCGGCGTGCATGCCGCTCGGGCATGTATCGACTACGACAGCCAGATTTCGGAGACGAATGAGACAAATGACTGCAGGGAATCAACCTTTCTTGTTCGAGACATGTCGTCCTCGCCCGTCACCGGTCCGGATCCGAATGTAGCGCCATTGCGGACGCCATCTACCAAGAAGGCGAGTCCTGCGGCATTGCAATTGCTGTTCAACTGA
- a CDS encoding sugar transferase, giving the protein MKRSELFFSAIRVPMDYCMIVGAALAAFMIRDLPETRMFFELGRIGGVFSFNEYFTITLFVAPFFLLLYAFEGLYDIRTTRKFWQEAYKVFSATSLALVVLIIAVFLKREWFSSRFIILLAWTLSVVFVVIGRFLIHSAQQWLLIHRGIGVHRILLVGRNGVLARLSKIFREKPWLGYRLSATIGSASIREIKEIRKTRGVDEIIVCDPSVPDEEQTKLLDYCQVNNIVYKYLPTTLQTSRFSIRMFEGEPFIEAEHTPLDGWGKILKRAFDIIASAILIVVFSPLMLVVALLIKLEDSAGPVIYKNKRIGEDGKEFFVYKFRYIRWKYCITKENPNFEQALAYEQQLIAERNVRDEVLYKIKDDPRKTNVGAFIERFSIDELPQFFNAFLGSMSLVGPRPHQAREVEKYKEYHRRLLTIKPGITGMAQVSGRSDLSFEGEYKLDIFYIENWSLWLDISICLKTLRVLLRRRRNV; this is encoded by the coding sequence ATGAAACGATCGGAACTTTTTTTCAGCGCTATTCGCGTGCCGATGGACTACTGCATGATAGTCGGTGCGGCGCTTGCGGCGTTTATGATTCGCGATCTCCCGGAGACGCGTATGTTTTTTGAACTGGGGCGCATTGGCGGAGTATTTTCCTTCAATGAATATTTTACGATTACGCTTTTCGTTGCACCGTTTTTCTTGCTTCTCTATGCGTTTGAAGGGCTCTATGATATTCGCACAACACGGAAGTTTTGGCAGGAAGCTTACAAGGTTTTCTCTGCGACATCGCTTGCGCTTGTAGTATTGATTATTGCGGTCTTCTTGAAGCGCGAATGGTTCTCTTCTCGGTTTATTATCTTACTTGCGTGGACACTCTCGGTTGTCTTCGTTGTTATTGGTCGATTCTTGATTCATTCGGCGCAACAGTGGCTCCTGATACATCGAGGTATTGGGGTGCATCGTATTTTGCTTGTAGGACGAAATGGCGTCCTTGCTCGTCTCTCAAAAATATTCAGAGAGAAGCCCTGGCTCGGGTATCGGCTTTCTGCGACGATTGGCTCGGCAAGTATTCGCGAAATTAAAGAGATTCGGAAAACACGAGGTGTCGATGAAATTATTGTTTGCGATCCGTCTGTTCCTGATGAGGAGCAGACGAAGCTTCTTGATTATTGCCAGGTGAATAATATTGTTTACAAATATCTTCCGACGACACTTCAAACATCGCGATTTTCTATACGCATGTTTGAAGGAGAGCCATTTATTGAGGCGGAGCATACGCCACTTGACGGGTGGGGTAAGATTTTGAAGCGCGCGTTTGATATTATTGCTTCGGCGATACTTATTGTGGTGTTCTCGCCACTTATGCTTGTAGTTGCTTTGCTCATCAAGCTTGAGGATTCAGCTGGTCCGGTTATTTATAAAAACAAACGAATCGGTGAAGATGGAAAGGAGTTTTTTGTGTACAAGTTTCGCTATATACGATGGAAGTATTGCATTACGAAAGAGAATCCCAATTTTGAACAGGCGCTTGCCTATGAACAGCAACTTATTGCCGAGCGAAATGTGCGTGATGAGGTGCTCTATAAGATTAAAGACGATCCTCGGAAAACGAATGTTGGCGCGTTTATCGAGCGATTTTCAATCGATGAATTGCCGCAGTTTTTCAATGCCTTCCTGGGCTCTATGAGTTTGGTTGGGCCTCGACCGCATCAGGCAAGAGAGGTGGAAAAATACAAGGAGTACCATCGACGTCTGCTTACGATTAAGCCGGGCATTACTGGTATGGCTCAGGTTTCGGGTCGTTCGGATCTTTCATTTGAAGGGGAGTATAAGCTTGATATTTTCTATATCGAGAATTGGTCATTGTGGCTTGATATTTCCATTTGTCTCAAGACACTCCGCGTGCTCTTGCGACGACGGAGGAATGTCTAG
- the rpmJ gene encoding 50S ribosomal protein L36, with protein sequence MKVRASVKKICAHCKVVKRRGHLYVICAVKKHKQRQG encoded by the coding sequence ATGAAAGTGAGAGCATCAGTCAAAAAAATATGTGCACACTGTAAGGTGGTAAAGCGAAGAGGGCATCTTTATGTTATTTGTGCCGTGAAGAAACATAAGCAACGACAGGGATAG
- the infA gene encoding translation initiation factor IF-1: MGSNKDKEIIRVEGEVIESLPSTSFRVRLENGHEVLAHISGRMRVNYIRLLPGDRVTLEMSPYDLNRGRIVHRLK, encoded by the coding sequence ATGGGTTCGAACAAAGACAAAGAAATCATTCGTGTTGAAGGGGAGGTGATAGAGTCGCTTCCGAGTACCTCGTTTCGGGTACGACTCGAGAATGGACATGAGGTACTGGCGCATATTTCTGGGAGGATGCGAGTCAATTATATTCGCTTGCTTCCGGGAGACCGTGTGACTCTCGAAATGAGCCCGTATGATTTGAACCGTGGACGTATTGTCCATCGTCTCAAATAG
- the rpsK gene encoding 30S ribosomal protein S11: MTGEKDKVKQSTEDIEEVVASKEAPSDSDGAAAKKKKKWKNQIARGRANVRCSYNNTIVTLADMNGATLAWSSSGHMGFKGAKKSTPYAATQVVSEVVEKTRKFGLQEVEVFVRGVGSGREAAVRALANNGLTLLSIRDITPLPHGGCRPRKPRRV, translated from the coding sequence ATGACTGGAGAAAAGGACAAAGTAAAGCAGTCAACCGAAGATATTGAGGAGGTGGTCGCATCGAAAGAGGCACCTTCTGATTCTGACGGAGCGGCAGCAAAGAAGAAAAAGAAATGGAAGAATCAGATTGCCCGTGGTCGCGCGAATGTGCGGTGTAGTTACAACAATACGATTGTGACGCTCGCTGATATGAACGGAGCAACCCTTGCATGGTCAAGTTCTGGACATATGGGTTTCAAAGGCGCCAAGAAGTCAACGCCGTATGCTGCGACGCAGGTAGTGAGCGAAGTGGTTGAGAAGACTCGGAAATTCGGACTCCAGGAAGTTGAGGTGTTTGTTCGTGGTGTTGGAAGTGGTCGAGAGGCTGCGGTTCGTGCATTGGCAAACAATGGATTGACATTGCTGTCTATTCGTGACATTACTCCACTTCCTCATGGAGGGTGTCGTCCGCGGAAGCCGCGTCGAGTGTAG
- a CDS encoding class I SAM-dependent methyltransferase, producing MRIATDWTDYELIDAGVVSVDRGTAPHVVGGHARNTPRGDASGGEKLERWGEFVLRRPDPQAIWPQGEDKRWNVPDAQYRRSSDGGGAWESAETLPKMWTISYKALRFRIELMGFKHTGLFPEQAVNWDWMIEKIQSASKPVRVLNLFAYTGGATVAAAYAGAEVCHVDASKGMTTRAKENLELSGLAHASVRLIPDDALKFVEREARRGNKYDAIIMDPPSFGRGPKGEIWKVEEQLFSLLDRSTDILSDQPLFVLVNSYTTGLSPQVIHNMLALTVGKKYGGNCSSFELGLATQRENIILPCGSSARWER from the coding sequence ATGCGAATCGCTACTGATTGGACGGACTACGAATTGATTGATGCTGGCGTGGTATCTGTCGATCGAGGCACTGCTCCACATGTTGTGGGCGGACATGCTCGCAATACTCCGCGTGGTGATGCAAGTGGAGGAGAGAAGTTGGAACGTTGGGGGGAGTTTGTCTTGCGACGTCCGGATCCGCAGGCGATATGGCCGCAGGGGGAGGATAAACGGTGGAATGTGCCCGATGCACAGTATCGCCGAAGCAGTGATGGAGGTGGCGCTTGGGAATCTGCAGAGACTTTGCCAAAGATGTGGACTATTTCATACAAAGCGTTACGTTTTCGTATCGAACTCATGGGGTTCAAGCACACAGGTCTTTTTCCTGAGCAGGCAGTGAATTGGGATTGGATGATTGAGAAAATTCAATCGGCGTCGAAGCCAGTTCGTGTTCTAAATCTCTTCGCCTATACTGGCGGCGCGACGGTTGCGGCGGCATATGCCGGCGCGGAAGTTTGTCACGTGGATGCCTCGAAGGGTATGACGACGCGCGCGAAAGAAAACCTTGAATTGAGCGGACTTGCTCATGCGTCCGTTCGTCTCATTCCCGATGATGCGCTCAAGTTTGTCGAGCGAGAGGCTCGTCGCGGGAATAAGTATGACGCTATTATTATGGATCCACCTTCATTTGGCCGTGGGCCCAAAGGGGAAATATGGAAGGTAGAGGAACAACTTTTTTCGTTGCTTGATCGTTCGACAGACATCCTCTCTGATCAGCCACTCTTTGTTTTGGTCAACTCCTATACAACCGGACTTTCTCCGCAGGTGATACACAATATGTTGGCGCTCACAGTGGGGAAGAAGTATGGTGGTAACTGTTCTTCATTTGAGCTTGGACTTGCGACACAGAGAGAAAATATTATCCTGCCATGCGGCTCTTCTGCCCGATGGGAGCGGTGA
- a CDS encoding phenylalanine--tRNA ligase subunit beta has protein sequence MKFSYRWLKELSGTEKTPEELAAFLTMRAFEVEEVIPVGFAVPEVFVGQVLSVEGHPNADRLRVARVDIGGMGEKTIVCGAPNLELGQKVAVALPGAILPGDVAIKKTEIRGASSDGMICSEKELELGENHDGILVLPEGAEVGISLTDFLSSADSVLDVKILPDRGHDCLSHVGLAREIAALEGRVFDYDYDGLILPKSNDKHSFTISLDAGEKSLRYIGALVRDVTVGTSPKWLVDRLSVFGMRSINNIVDATNLIMLELGQPLHAFDWDIIAGSEQKVIGPRFAKFGETLTLLDGKSYVLGAEDIVIADEDRALALGGIMGGADSGVTVETKNVFFEAAHFDPVSIRRTRTQLGIESDASARFEKGLSSDLTERALVRLLEVVAHIAGSEETSIVDEHKILAVLKSIEFSPHEVTTLLGADISTKEMMTLLKLRGFGVSLAGKNISVTPPLYRIDVESVADIAEEIGKGIGYDRIESGAPNFLFASTLEDPIRSHEASVRAHLSANGFTETLNYSFYSESDAKQLHLNRDEHLSLENPMNPDQALVRQSLLPGLLKNIQFNGRRFQNIRMFELGKAYKLSEGVVLETRFVSGAVRISSKHDEAVSFSTLTSDVARLLGALRVSYSIRPHQGTELSLWHPARTADIVTFHNECIGMVGEAHPLLVKAMGISGRVALFECDTRKLLSAISTDTIFTPIRKYPETLRDLSCFVPPRTTVSEVKDCMISSGQGLVLGVEVFDRYVSPDEGRSLAFHIRLGREDRALTGEEADAVFLEITRGIESRLGGTIRLS, from the coding sequence ATGAAATTTAGCTATCGTTGGCTCAAGGAACTTTCTGGTACGGAGAAAACTCCCGAGGAACTCGCGGCATTTTTGACGATGCGGGCGTTTGAGGTGGAAGAGGTGATTCCTGTCGGATTTGCGGTTCCGGAAGTGTTTGTTGGGCAGGTTCTTTCGGTTGAGGGACATCCAAATGCTGATCGTTTGCGTGTTGCCCGTGTCGATATCGGCGGGATGGGCGAGAAGACTATTGTCTGCGGTGCGCCAAATCTCGAGTTGGGTCAGAAGGTAGCTGTGGCACTTCCTGGTGCGATTCTTCCTGGAGATGTCGCTATCAAGAAAACGGAAATTCGAGGAGCTTCTTCAGATGGCATGATTTGTTCTGAGAAAGAACTTGAGCTTGGAGAGAATCATGATGGCATTCTTGTATTGCCAGAAGGGGCTGAAGTGGGCATTTCTCTTACGGACTTTCTTTCCTCGGCTGACTCGGTTCTTGATGTAAAGATCTTGCCGGATCGGGGGCATGATTGTTTGTCGCATGTGGGGCTTGCGCGTGAGATTGCGGCACTTGAAGGACGTGTCTTCGACTATGATTATGACGGGCTCATCCTGCCGAAATCAAACGACAAACATTCCTTTACCATTTCGCTTGATGCTGGAGAGAAGAGTCTTCGGTACATTGGGGCGCTTGTTCGAGATGTCACTGTCGGTACCTCGCCGAAGTGGCTCGTTGATCGCTTGAGTGTTTTCGGAATGCGCTCCATCAACAACATTGTCGATGCGACCAATCTTATCATGCTTGAGTTGGGACAACCGCTCCATGCATTTGATTGGGACATAATTGCCGGCTCGGAACAGAAAGTAATAGGTCCACGTTTTGCGAAGTTTGGAGAAACACTGACGCTTCTGGATGGGAAGTCGTATGTGCTTGGCGCGGAAGATATTGTAATTGCAGATGAGGATCGAGCGCTTGCTCTTGGCGGTATTATGGGTGGGGCGGATTCGGGTGTGACAGTGGAGACAAAAAATGTCTTTTTTGAAGCGGCGCATTTTGACCCCGTTTCTATCCGGCGAACACGGACGCAACTTGGTATCGAGAGTGATGCGTCAGCTCGATTTGAGAAGGGACTTTCGTCTGATTTGACTGAACGCGCTCTAGTGCGACTCTTGGAGGTAGTGGCGCATATTGCTGGAAGTGAAGAGACTTCTATTGTCGATGAACATAAAATCCTTGCAGTATTGAAATCAATCGAGTTTTCTCCGCACGAAGTGACGACACTTCTTGGCGCAGATATTTCAACAAAAGAGATGATGACACTGCTCAAGCTTCGCGGTTTTGGGGTGTCTCTTGCGGGGAAAAATATATCCGTCACCCCGCCTTTGTATCGGATTGACGTCGAATCAGTTGCGGATATCGCAGAAGAGATTGGAAAAGGCATCGGCTATGACCGCATAGAGAGTGGGGCTCCAAACTTTCTGTTCGCATCTACTCTCGAAGACCCTATTCGTTCTCACGAAGCATCTGTGCGAGCGCATCTCTCGGCAAATGGATTTACGGAAACTCTCAACTATTCTTTCTATAGCGAATCGGATGCGAAGCAATTGCATCTCAATCGCGACGAACATCTCTCTCTGGAAAATCCAATGAATCCTGATCAGGCACTTGTTCGGCAGAGTCTTCTTCCGGGGCTTCTCAAGAATATTCAATTTAATGGGCGACGCTTTCAGAACATCAGAATGTTTGAGCTGGGGAAAGCGTATAAGCTCTCCGAAGGAGTTGTTTTGGAAACCCGATTCGTGTCCGGGGCGGTCCGGATTTCATCGAAGCATGATGAGGCTGTTTCTTTTTCGACATTGACTTCGGATGTGGCGCGTCTCTTGGGCGCCTTACGCGTGTCGTATTCGATTCGTCCACACCAGGGTACTGAGTTGTCCTTGTGGCATCCTGCGCGCACGGCGGATATTGTCACTTTTCATAATGAGTGTATTGGCATGGTAGGAGAAGCACATCCCTTACTCGTGAAAGCGATGGGAATATCGGGACGCGTCGCTCTTTTCGAATGTGACACTCGGAAATTGCTTTCTGCAATTTCGACAGATACAATCTTTACGCCAATTCGGAAATACCCCGAGACGTTGCGTGATCTTTCCTGTTTCGTTCCTCCGCGTACAACTGTTTCTGAGGTGAAAGATTGCATGATTTCTTCGGGGCAGGGTCTTGTGCTGGGTGTTGAAGTCTTTGATCGATATGTGAGTCCTGATGAGGGACGGAGTCTCGCCTTTCATATACGCCTCGGACGTGAAGATCGAGCACTTACCGGAGAAGAAGCTGATGCTGTTTTCTTAGAAATCACCCGAGGCATTGAATCTCGTCTTGGAGGGACAATCCGTCTTTCATGA
- the rpsM gene encoding 30S ribosomal protein S13 produces the protein MVRIAGINIPDQKRIEIALTSVYGIGLITSRKILQELSLNPDTRSKDLPIEDANRLRDFIEKKYRVEGELRHAVKMNVKRLKEISCYRGIRHQKGLPVRGQRTKTNTRTIRGNVRKTMGSGRRKAAEKT, from the coding sequence ATGGTTCGCATAGCTGGTATCAACATTCCCGATCAAAAGCGCATTGAAATTGCGCTTACCTCTGTTTATGGTATCGGACTCATTACGAGTCGAAAGATCCTTCAGGAGTTGTCCCTCAATCCAGATACTCGATCAAAAGACCTTCCGATTGAAGATGCAAACCGTTTGCGAGACTTCATTGAGAAGAAATATCGCGTTGAAGGAGAACTTCGACATGCGGTCAAAATGAATGTAAAGCGACTCAAGGAGATTTCTTGTTACCGTGGTATCCGCCATCAGAAAGGTCTTCCCGTTCGTGGGCAGCGCACCAAGACAAATACGCGAACCATTCGCGGAAATGTCCGAAAAACTATGGGAAGTGGACGTCGTAAGGCGGCAGAAAAGACATAG
- the pheS gene encoding phenylalanine--tRNA ligase subunit alpha — MDTLDELKRSALLAFEGVGNLDAFREKQVEFLGRKSALTQFLKSLATLSPDERRELGSRANMAKQEIAEASEMARVRLEAASFDAEKEWIDVTDSGEVLPIGHIHILTQVEQEICDIFRSLGFDIADGPEVETEFYNFDALNVPADHPARDMQDTFWLRQEATNNTQPTTNNKSGRLLLRTHTSPVQVRYMETHTPPFRIIVPGRIFRSEATDASHEHTFYQFESLFVDADVSVGNFKYIAELFFSRFFGKHIDVRLRPSYFPFVEPGFEFDIACTVCDGKGCSSCHGTGWLEVGGAGMVHQNVFEAAGYERDRWKGFAWGFGTNRLAMMKYKIPDIRLFQSGDLRFLTQF, encoded by the coding sequence ATGGATACTTTGGATGAGCTGAAGCGGTCGGCACTCCTTGCATTTGAGGGGGTGGGGAATTTGGATGCGTTTCGCGAGAAACAAGTAGAATTCTTGGGGCGCAAGAGTGCACTCACACAATTTTTGAAAAGTCTTGCAACGCTCTCGCCTGATGAACGGCGCGAGCTGGGGAGTCGTGCCAATATGGCAAAGCAAGAGATTGCCGAAGCAAGCGAGATGGCGAGGGTTCGACTGGAGGCGGCGAGTTTTGATGCGGAGAAAGAATGGATCGATGTGACGGATTCGGGGGAAGTGCTTCCGATTGGACACATCCATATTTTGACGCAGGTCGAGCAGGAGATTTGCGATATTTTCCGTTCGCTTGGTTTCGACATCGCTGATGGTCCTGAGGTGGAGACGGAGTTTTATAATTTCGATGCGCTCAATGTGCCTGCGGATCATCCGGCGCGGGACATGCAAGACACCTTCTGGCTCCGCCAAGAGGCTACCAACAACACACAACCAACAACCAACAACAAAAGCGGCCGTCTCTTGTTGCGGACGCACACGTCGCCGGTTCAGGTGCGGTATATGGAAACGCATACGCCGCCTTTTCGCATTATTGTGCCGGGGCGGATTTTTCGTTCGGAGGCGACCGATGCGTCGCATGAGCACACGTTCTATCAGTTCGAATCGCTTTTTGTCGATGCTGACGTGTCTGTCGGAAATTTTAAGTATATTGCGGAGCTCTTCTTCAGCCGCTTCTTTGGGAAGCATATCGATGTCCGGCTTCGTCCGAGCTATTTTCCTTTTGTCGAGCCAGGTTTCGAATTTGATATTGCCTGTACCGTTTGCGATGGCAAGGGATGCTCGTCGTGTCATGGGACAGGTTGGCTTGAGGTAGGTGGCGCGGGAATGGTGCATCAAAATGTTTTTGAGGCGGCTGGGTACGAGCGTGATCGATGGAAGGGATTTGCTTGGGGGTTTGGAACGAATCGCCTCGCTATGATGAAATACAAAATTCCCGACATCCGTCTTTTTCAGAGTGGCGACTTGCGATTTCTTACTCAGTTTTAG